The Pyrus communis chromosome 8, drPyrComm1.1, whole genome shotgun sequence region GCAGAAACTGCAGTTTCTTCTTCTGAAAATCGATGGCAAAACTGACAGCAAAGGATCAGCTAGAATATTCGAGCAGAAGAAAAGCGTTCTTCTACGTGACTACCTCTATGGCGTGAGAAAACCTGTCAACCAAGGGAAACGGAAGAAAGCGCCCTTCTGTGCATGCATACAGCCCCCAACCAGGGGAGATTGAAGCCAAGAAATTTCATTAGTTTCCAGTAAAATGACGAGGCACTAGTTTTGCCTCATTGtccataagtttttttttaccttttagaGCTCTACTTATTTTGCcatattttagagagagaaaggaagagtATTGGGTCTTGAATTAGTTCTGAGATCCTGCTGTATATTTCAGGCCCCATCTTCTATTCAAAGGAAACCCACTCTGATGGGGTTTGCTTTCTTTCATGTTTTTTCCTCCTGTTGGTTCGGTGTTTACATTCTTTCTGCATTACAAGTTCTCGTACAGGTTTTTTTCGTTCTCCGGAATCCGGGGAGATCCTTACGTGTAAGCGGGAGTATATCACCCTCGCCTTGCAGCACTCGTCACATATGTTGTAGCACTACAGAGTGAGGGGATATACCGCCGGTTACACCCAAGTTTTTCTCCACGGCTCGACATGTTACTTTCGGTCTGTAGTCCAAAACCCTAATACATGCACAAGGAAAAAGGGCAAAGTGACAGCATAAACAGTTTTTCCTTGACATTTGCCAAAACCAATTGCACTGAAGACAAGGCAAAATGCGTACAGATTCTTCAAGCTTTACAAGCTTCAACGTCTCCTCAAACAGTATCTGTAGGGCGCCCTGTGCAAGGAGGCTCCGAGCTTTCAACTCGTCTAAACCAGATGAGCAGAGCCGCAGAACAAAATTCACTTTGGTGCACCGGTCTGCTTGCCACGCTCCCAGTGTTTGATTAAGTTATCCCTCATGGTCCTCCCCAATGGATCAACTTGCTTGCAGCTTTGTTCTCCGTATCCTGAGTCATGATGACCAGATAAAGCAACATCTGGGTCCAATATATCTCCACTGTCGACGATTATATTGTGAAGCAAACAACATACCAAGATAATGCTTGGAAGTTTTCGCTTGTCAGGTCTCCACATAACCTTGCTGAGGATTCTCCAAGTGCCCTTCAACTGCGAGAATGCCCTTACTGCAAGCGACCTTGCAGCCTCATGTGTGGcattaaaagaagaaatggaaGCTGTGCCGGCATTGCTTTCAAAAGGAGTTATGAGCCAGGGAAGCAAAGGATAGCCAACCCCACCAACTAAGTATTCTCTAATCTCTACTCCTCCAGATAAACTTCTAGCATTTCCATTCAAACGCTGTCCGCCTTCACAGAGCTTGTAAAACCCCGAACACTTTAACAGTCTAGACACAGTCATGCCCCCGGGCCAACCAGTCACAATGTCGAGAAATCTCATCTCGTGGTCGACAATTCCCTGCAAGAGCATGCTGTAGTTCTCCTCCGGATCACACCAATCGTCTGATGTTTGAACAGTTGGAAGGGTCATAATGATGTGTGTACCATCTATGGCTCCACAGCAATTCGGCAATCCAAAGGATGCTTCAAATTCAGACTTAATCTCTTCTATTCTATTCAAATCGGGCCACTTGAGGTGGTGCTTCGCGCGCTCTTCCAATGCTTCAATGAATCTCCAAGTGACCTGAGAAACTGTGGACTGGCCAACCCCAAAGGCAGCTCCCACTGAGACTTGAGACTCCCCGGATGCCAACCTTCTCATGGCAATAGCAACCTGTTTCTCAACACTGAGAAGCCTTCCTTCTATGTTGATGAGTCCTGATGGCGGCCTCGACACAAGGTCTTCTCTTACAAGTGAACATATGTAGTCGAAAGTCTTTTTCGAAACCCTAAAGAAAAACTTAAATCCTTCCTCCTCATCATTGGATACTGAAGAACCTACACACGTGTGAATTAATCAGAAGTGCAGAACAAAGTTTATCATGGAAACTCTCTAAAgtgaaatcaacttttaaaaatCTCTACTAAAATAGAAATCAACAATTTCCCTACTGCAGATGTCAAACCAAAATCTCTAAATTTATAATTATACCTAATCGATAGCTAGTTTTCTTGTAATGGCCACCAGAAATTACCACAACTACCGTGCATTTTTTAACAAGAtatatattctaaactactcttaTACATGCAGTCGTGGTTAGAGCGCCCTTAAGAATGTTAAATATTTAACCGATAGCTAGTTTTCTTGTAACGACCACCAGAAATTACCACAACCACTTGCATTTGTTTACAAGATATATATTCTAAACTAATCTTACTTACACAGTAGTCGGCTAGAGCGCCTTCAAAAATGTTCAATACCTAATCGATAACTAGTTTTCTTGTAACGGCCACAGAAATTACCACAACCATTTGCATTTTTTACAAGATATATGTTCTAAACTACTCTCATTTATGCAGTTGTGTGCTAGAGCGCCTTTAA contains the following coding sequences:
- the LOC137743825 gene encoding protein ANTAGONIST OF LIKE HETEROCHROMATIN PROTEIN 1-like, producing the protein MAPPKKSKKSKKDRKLRKSKSVVVPVEAKAVDSDWWDSFWQKNSSTPAGSSVSNDEEEGFKFFFRVSKKTFDYICSLVREDLVSRPPSGLINIEGRLLSVEKQVAIAMRRLASGESQVSVGAAFGVGQSTVSQVTWRFIEALEERAKHHLKWPDLNRIEEIKSEFEASFGLPNCCGAIDGTHIIMTLPTVQTSDDWCDPEENYSMLLQGIVDHEMRFLDIVTGWPGGMTVSRLLKCSGFYKLCEGGQRLNGNARSLSGGVEIREYLVGGVGYPLLPWLITPFESNAGTASISSFNATHEAARSLAVRAFSQLKGTWRILSKVMWRPDKRKLPSIILVCCLLHNIIVDSGDILDPDVALSGHHDSGYGEQSCKQVDPLGRTMRDNLIKHWERGKQTGAPK